The following proteins come from a genomic window of Pseudomonas sp. WJP1:
- a CDS encoding DUF1285 domain-containing protein, giving the protein MSGPQKANDLLGQIPKTQGLPPVHLWNPDFCGDIDMRIARDGTWYYLGTPIGRKPMVKLFSTIIRRDGDDYFLITPVEKVGIKVDDAPFVAIAVDVEGEGESQVLRFTTNVDETAEAGTEHPIRVVIDPDTQEPAPYVHVRTNLEALIHRNVFYQLVELAVTREIDGQRWLGVWSGGEFFRIGLEP; this is encoded by the coding sequence ATGAGTGGCCCGCAAAAAGCCAACGACCTGCTGGGGCAAATCCCCAAGACCCAAGGCTTGCCACCGGTCCACTTGTGGAACCCCGATTTCTGCGGCGACATCGACATGCGCATCGCCCGCGACGGCACCTGGTATTACCTGGGCACGCCGATCGGACGCAAGCCGATGGTCAAGCTGTTCTCTACCATCATCCGCCGCGACGGTGATGACTACTTCCTCATCACGCCGGTCGAGAAGGTCGGGATCAAGGTCGATGACGCGCCTTTCGTGGCGATTGCGGTGGACGTGGAAGGCGAGGGCGAGTCGCAGGTTCTGCGCTTTACTACCAATGTCGATGAGACAGCTGAAGCCGGCACCGAGCATCCGATTCGTGTGGTCATCGATCCCGACACACAAGAGCCGGCGCCTTACGTGCATGTGCGCACCAATCTCGAAGCGCTGATCCATCGCAATGTGTTCTATCAGTTGGTGGAGTTGGCCGTTACCCGCGAGATCGATGGGCAGCGCTGGTTGGGTGTGTGGAGTGGTGGTGAGTTCTTCCGCATCGGTCTCGAACCCTGA
- a CDS encoding substrate-binding domain-containing protein, producing MNRRHAIRSLCCAAVAVSAFSLSSTLLAAEEVKIGFLVKQAEEPWFQTEWAFAEKAGKEKGFTLIKIAVPDGEKTLSAIDSLAANGAKGFVICPPDVSLGPAIMAKAKLNGLKVIAVDDRFVDANGKFMEDVPYLGMAAFEVGQKQGGAMATEAKKRGWEWKDTYAVINTYNELDTGKKRTDGSVKALEDAGMPKDHILFAALKTLDVPGSMDATNSALVKLPSAAKNLIIGGMNDNTVLGGVRATEAAGFTAANVIGIGINGTDAIGELKKPNSGFYGSMLPSPHIEGYNTASMMYEWVTSGKEPAKYTAMDDVTLITRDNFKQELEKIGLWN from the coding sequence ATGAATCGTCGTCATGCCATCCGTTCCCTGTGCTGCGCCGCCGTGGCGGTCAGCGCGTTCAGCCTCAGCAGCACGCTGCTGGCGGCCGAGGAAGTGAAAATCGGTTTTCTGGTCAAGCAAGCGGAAGAACCCTGGTTCCAGACCGAATGGGCCTTCGCTGAAAAGGCTGGCAAGGAAAAAGGCTTTACCCTGATCAAGATCGCCGTGCCTGACGGCGAAAAAACCCTGTCGGCCATCGACAGCCTGGCGGCGAACGGGGCCAAGGGTTTCGTGATCTGTCCGCCGGACGTGTCCCTGGGCCCTGCGATCATGGCCAAGGCCAAGCTCAACGGTTTGAAAGTGATCGCTGTCGATGACCGCTTCGTCGATGCCAACGGCAAGTTCATGGAAGACGTTCCGTACCTGGGCATGGCCGCTTTCGAAGTCGGCCAGAAGCAAGGCGGCGCCATGGCCACTGAAGCGAAAAAACGCGGTTGGGAGTGGAAGGACACCTACGCGGTGATCAACACCTACAACGAACTCGACACCGGTAAGAAACGCACCGACGGCTCGGTCAAGGCGCTGGAAGATGCCGGCATGCCCAAGGATCACATCCTGTTCGCGGCCCTGAAAACCCTCGACGTACCGGGCAGCATGGACGCCACCAACTCGGCGTTGGTGAAGCTGCCGAGCGCGGCAAAGAACCTGATCATCGGCGGCATGAACGACAACACCGTGCTGGGCGGCGTACGTGCCACTGAAGCCGCCGGTTTTACCGCGGCGAACGTGATCGGTATCGGCATCAATGGTACCGACGCCATTGGCGAGCTGAAGAAACCCAACAGCGGCTTCTACGGGTCGATGCTGCCAAGCCCGCACATCGAGGGCTACAACACCGCCAGCATGATGTACGAGTGGGTCACCAGCGGCAAAGAACCGGCGAAATACACCGCCATGGACGACGTGACACTGATCACGCGCGACAACTTCAAGCAGGAACTGGAAAAGATCGGCCTGTGGAACTGA
- a CDS encoding SMP-30/gluconolactonase/LRE family protein, whose protein sequence is MEWTAVTEHRAQLGEGPFWDAPTQALYWVDIAGKQALRLSGANVQIWQMPEHVSAFIPCASGDALVTLSSGVYRLDLDSPGLDPRLTLFCVADPQPGNRANEARCDAQGRLWLGTMQNNIGEQGEDLPIERRSGGLFRVDLDARVTPLLRGLGIPNTLLWSDDATTVYFGDSLDGTLYRHFIRTDGHLEPPQPWFGPHPLGGPDGSAMDAEGFIWNARWDGSCLLRLSPQGKVDRVIELPVSRPTSCVFGDADLKTLYITSAESPLGHPLDGAVLSIRVDVAGKVCSRFSG, encoded by the coding sequence ATGGAGTGGACTGCGGTTACCGAGCATCGGGCGCAACTGGGCGAAGGCCCGTTCTGGGATGCGCCGACCCAGGCGCTGTACTGGGTGGACATTGCCGGCAAACAGGCGCTGCGGTTGAGCGGCGCCAACGTGCAGATCTGGCAGATGCCGGAGCACGTGTCGGCGTTCATCCCCTGTGCGAGCGGCGATGCGCTGGTGACCCTGAGCAGCGGCGTGTATCGGCTTGACCTTGATTCTCCGGGATTGGACCCGCGACTGACCCTGTTCTGCGTCGCCGATCCGCAGCCCGGCAACCGTGCCAATGAAGCCCGCTGCGATGCCCAGGGCAGGCTGTGGCTCGGTACCATGCAAAACAACATCGGCGAGCAGGGTGAAGACCTGCCCATCGAGCGGCGTTCCGGTGGGCTGTTCCGGGTTGATCTCGATGCACGGGTAACGCCGCTGCTGCGTGGCCTGGGCATTCCCAACACGTTGTTGTGGAGCGATGACGCCACCACCGTTTATTTCGGCGACAGCCTCGACGGCACGTTGTACCGGCACTTCATTCGTACCGACGGCCATCTCGAACCGCCACAGCCCTGGTTCGGCCCCCACCCACTCGGCGGCCCGGACGGCTCGGCAATGGACGCCGAGGGTTTCATCTGGAATGCCCGATGGGACGGCAGTTGCCTGCTCAGGCTGAGCCCGCAAGGCAAGGTCGATCGAGTGATCGAACTGCCCGTCAGCCGTCCGACCAGTTGCGTATTCGGCGACGCCGACCTGAAAACCCTGTACATCACCAGCGCCGAGAGCCCCCTTGGACATCCGCTGGATGGGGCCGTGTTGTCGATTCGCGTCGACGTTGCAGGAAAGGTCTGTAGTCGATTTTCCGGATAA
- a CDS encoding SDR family oxidoreductase gives MAEPLSLPPVPEPPKGERLKNKVVLLTGAAQGIGEAIVATFASQQAKLVISDIQAEKVENVAAQWRGKGADVVAIKADVAQPQDLQAMARLAVERHGRIDVLVNCAGVNVFRDPLEMTEEDWRRCFAIDLDGAWYGCKAVLPQMIEQGIGSIINIASTHSTHIIPGCFPYPVAKHGLLGLTRALGIEYAPKGIRVNAIAPGYIETQLNVDYWNGFADPHAERQRAFDLHPPRRIGQPIEVAMTAVFLASDEAPFINASCITIDGGRSVMYHD, from the coding sequence ATGGCTGAACCTCTTTCGTTACCACCGGTGCCCGAACCCCCCAAGGGCGAGCGCCTGAAAAACAAAGTCGTGTTGTTGACCGGTGCCGCCCAAGGCATCGGCGAGGCGATAGTGGCGACCTTCGCGTCCCAGCAAGCCAAGCTGGTCATCAGCGATATCCAGGCCGAAAAAGTCGAAAATGTCGCGGCGCAGTGGCGGGGCAAAGGGGCCGACGTGGTGGCGATCAAGGCCGACGTTGCGCAGCCGCAGGACCTGCAAGCGATGGCCCGGTTGGCGGTCGAGCGTCACGGGCGGATCGACGTGCTGGTCAACTGTGCCGGGGTCAACGTGTTCCGTGATCCGCTGGAAATGACCGAGGAAGACTGGCGCCGCTGCTTCGCCATCGACCTGGATGGCGCCTGGTACGGCTGCAAGGCGGTATTGCCGCAGATGATCGAGCAGGGCATCGGCAGCATCATCAACATTGCCTCGACCCATTCCACCCACATCATTCCAGGCTGCTTCCCTTACCCTGTGGCCAAGCACGGCCTGCTCGGCCTGACCCGCGCCCTGGGTATCGAATACGCACCCAAGGGCATTCGCGTCAACGCCATCGCGCCGGGCTATATCGAAACCCAATTGAACGTCGACTACTGGAACGGCTTTGCCGACCCCCATGCCGAACGCCAGCGCGCTTTCGACCTGCACCCGCCGCGCCGCATCGGCCAGCCGATCGAGGTGGCCATGACCGCGGTGTTCCTGGCCAGTGATGAAGCGCCGTTCATCAACGCGTCGTGCATCACCATCGATGGCGGGCGCTCAGTGATGTACCACGACTAA
- a CDS encoding ADP-ribosylglycohydrolase family protein: MTALNRALGAFYGLALGDALGMPTQSLSRAQIQARFGEITDLENAGPDQPIAANMPKGSITDDTEQAILVGQLLVEGLGNIEPSVLAQRLIEWEAVMQAKGSQDLLGPSTKRAIEMILAGHSPEEAGRYGTTNGAAMRITPVGIAADVANPERFIYAVVQACQVTHNTTLGISSAAAVAAVVSAGINGMDLGEALNLGQQIAQQAEGHGHWVAGGRIASRISWARSISVDSDKALLADLLYDVIGTSVASQESVVVSFALAQQVAIGEMSAFEALCMAASLGGDTDTIAAILGAMLGACLGLQSWPLAMIEKVKAVNDLELEPLVKGLLALR; the protein is encoded by the coding sequence ATGACGGCGCTCAATCGTGCGCTTGGCGCGTTCTATGGCCTGGCCCTGGGCGATGCACTGGGCATGCCGACTCAATCCCTGAGCCGCGCCCAGATCCAGGCGCGCTTCGGCGAAATCACCGACCTTGAAAATGCCGGTCCCGATCAGCCGATCGCCGCCAATATGCCCAAGGGCTCGATCACCGACGACACCGAGCAGGCCATTCTGGTCGGTCAATTGCTGGTCGAGGGTCTAGGCAACATCGAACCTTCGGTCCTCGCACAACGCTTGATCGAATGGGAAGCAGTGATGCAGGCCAAGGGCTCGCAGGACTTGCTCGGCCCTTCGACCAAGCGCGCGATCGAAATGATCCTCGCCGGCCATTCACCCGAAGAAGCCGGGCGCTACGGCACCACCAATGGCGCGGCGATGCGGATCACCCCGGTCGGGATTGCCGCGGATGTGGCCAATCCCGAGCGTTTCATCTATGCCGTGGTGCAGGCCTGCCAAGTCACCCATAACACCACGTTGGGAATTTCCAGTGCGGCGGCGGTGGCGGCGGTGGTTTCCGCGGGGATCAACGGCATGGACCTGGGCGAGGCGCTGAACCTCGGCCAGCAAATCGCCCAGCAAGCCGAAGGCCATGGCCACTGGGTGGCCGGCGGACGCATCGCTTCGCGCATCAGTTGGGCGCGCAGCATCAGCGTCGACAGTGACAAGGCGTTGCTCGCCGATTTGCTGTACGACGTGATCGGCACCTCGGTGGCTTCGCAGGAGTCGGTGGTGGTGTCGTTTGCCCTGGCCCAGCAGGTGGCCATCGGCGAAATGAGTGCCTTTGAGGCGCTGTGCATGGCGGCGAGCCTGGGTGGCGACACCGACACCATTGCGGCAATTCTGGGTGCGATGCTGGGGGCCTGCCTGGGGCTGCAGAGTTGGCCGCTGGCGATGATCGAGAAGGTCAAGGCCGTCAATGATCTGGAGCTTGAGCCATTGGTGAAAGGACTGTTGGCTTTGCGCTGA
- a CDS encoding GntR family transcriptional regulator: MIRQVRFDKKQRVVDELIRRIESGLMEDGFHLPGEHQLAQEFKVSRGTLREALAELKRRNYIATQSGVGSIVTFDGVALDQRSGWAQALADSGALINTEVLRLEAVTRPDLLPRFGTDQFITLDRRRRSNDGTLVSLERSLMPATGGLESLPRVGLIDNSLTITLAAYGYIGERGDQWIGAEPLNAEDAELLGRPVGTVFLKALRTTYDRQNRFMEQVESLLDPVHFRLHLQFGPSK, from the coding sequence ATGATTAGACAGGTACGATTCGACAAGAAACAACGGGTGGTCGACGAACTCATCCGGCGCATTGAAAGCGGTCTCATGGAGGACGGTTTTCACCTGCCGGGCGAGCATCAGTTGGCTCAAGAATTCAAAGTCAGCCGAGGAACCTTGCGTGAAGCGCTGGCCGAGTTGAAACGGCGCAACTACATTGCGACGCAAAGCGGAGTCGGTTCCATCGTCACCTTCGACGGTGTGGCGCTCGACCAGCGCAGCGGCTGGGCCCAGGCCCTGGCCGACAGCGGCGCGCTGATCAATACCGAAGTGCTGCGGCTGGAGGCGGTGACCCGTCCTGACCTGCTGCCGCGTTTCGGCACCGACCAGTTCATCACCCTGGACCGTCGCCGGCGTTCCAACGATGGCACGCTGGTCTCCCTCGAACGCTCCTTGATGCCCGCTACCGGTGGCCTGGAAAGCCTGCCGCGGGTTGGCTTGATCGATAACTCGCTGACCATCACCCTGGCCGCTTATGGCTACATCGGCGAGCGCGGCGATCAATGGATCGGCGCCGAGCCGTTGAACGCCGAAGATGCCGAATTGCTGGGCCGTCCGGTCGGCACGGTGTTCCTCAAAGCCTTGCGCACCACCTACGACCGGCAAAACCGCTTCATGGAACAGGTGGAAAGCCTGCTCGACCCTGTGCATTTTCGCCTGCACCTGCAGTTCGGGCCGTCGAAATGA
- the araG gene encoding L-arabinose ABC transporter ATP-binding protein AraG: MHAQTQVQQHSAGGSLRFNGIGKTFPGVKALDNINFVAHPGQVHALMGENGAGKSTLLKILGGAYTPSSGDLQIGGQTMAFKSTADSIGSGVAVIHQELHLVPEMTVAENLFLGHLPASFGLINRGTLRQQALACLRGLADEIDPQEKVGRLSLGQRQLVEIAKALSRGAHVIAFDEPTSSLSAREIDRLMAIIGRLRDEGKVVLYVSHRMEEVFRICNAVTVFKDGRYVRTFEDMSELTHDQLVTCMVGRDIQDIYDYRPRPRGAVALRVDRLLGPGLREPVSFDAHKGEILGLFGLVGAGRTELFRLLSGLERNSAGRLELRGHELKLRSPRDAIAAGILLCPEDRKKEGILPLASVAENINISARGAHSTFGCLLRGLWEKGNADKQIKALKVKTPHAGQQIKFLSGGNQQKAILGRWLSMPMKVLLLDEPTRGIDIGAKAEIYQIIHNLAASGIAVIVVSSDLMEVMGISDRILVLCEGALRGELSREQANESNLLQLALPRQRADGVAN, encoded by the coding sequence ATGCACGCGCAAACCCAAGTACAGCAACACTCCGCCGGCGGCAGCTTGCGCTTCAACGGGATCGGCAAGACCTTTCCCGGCGTGAAGGCGCTGGACAACATCAACTTCGTCGCCCATCCGGGGCAGGTTCATGCCTTGATGGGCGAGAACGGCGCCGGCAAGTCGACCTTGCTGAAAATCCTCGGCGGCGCCTACACCCCGAGCAGCGGCGACCTGCAGATCGGCGGCCAGACGATGGCCTTCAAATCCACGGCCGACAGCATCGGCAGCGGCGTTGCAGTTATCCATCAAGAACTGCACCTGGTGCCGGAAATGACGGTCGCGGAGAATCTTTTTCTCGGCCACCTGCCGGCCAGTTTCGGCCTGATCAATCGCGGCACTTTGCGCCAGCAAGCCCTGGCCTGTCTCAGGGGCCTGGCCGACGAAATCGACCCGCAGGAGAAAGTCGGGCGCCTGTCCCTCGGTCAGCGGCAGCTGGTGGAGATTGCCAAGGCCTTGTCCCGTGGCGCGCATGTCATCGCCTTCGACGAGCCCACCAGCAGCCTGTCGGCGCGGGAGATCGATCGCTTGATGGCGATCATCGGTCGGCTGCGCGACGAAGGCAAAGTCGTGCTCTACGTCTCCCATCGCATGGAGGAAGTGTTCCGCATCTGCAATGCGGTGACGGTGTTCAAGGACGGCCGTTACGTGCGCACCTTCGAAGACATGAGCGAGTTGACCCACGATCAATTGGTCACCTGCATGGTCGGTCGCGACATCCAGGACATCTACGATTACCGCCCGCGCCCGCGCGGCGCGGTGGCATTGAGGGTCGACCGCCTGCTCGGGCCTGGCCTGCGCGAGCCGGTGAGTTTCGACGCGCACAAGGGCGAGATTCTCGGCTTGTTCGGCCTGGTCGGCGCAGGGCGCACGGAATTGTTTCGCCTGCTCAGTGGCCTGGAGCGCAACAGCGCCGGACGCCTTGAACTGCGCGGCCATGAACTGAAATTGCGCTCGCCCCGGGATGCGATTGCCGCCGGGATCCTGCTGTGTCCCGAGGACCGCAAGAAGGAGGGCATCCTGCCGCTGGCGAGCGTCGCCGAGAATATCAATATCAGCGCCCGAGGTGCGCACTCGACCTTCGGTTGCCTATTGCGTGGCCTGTGGGAGAAAGGCAACGCTGACAAGCAGATCAAGGCGCTCAAGGTGAAAACACCACACGCCGGGCAACAGATCAAGTTCCTGTCCGGCGGCAACCAGCAGAAGGCCATTCTCGGCCGCTGGCTGTCGATGCCGATGAAAGTCCTGCTGCTCGACGAGCCCACCCGTGGCATCGACATCGGCGCCAAGGCCGAGATCTACCAGATCATCCATAACCTGGCCGCCAGCGGCATTGCGGTGATCGTGGTGTCCAGCGACCTGATGGAAGTGATGGGTATTTCCGACCGCATCCTGGTGTTGTGCGAAGGCGCGCTGCGCGGCGAACTGAGCCGCGAACAGGCCAATGAATCCAACCTGCTGCAACTGGCTTTGCCGCGCCAACGCGCTGACGGCGTGGCGAACTGA
- the araH gene encoding L-arabinose ABC transporter permease AraH: MTTQNETLPSARKPLDLRRFLDDWVMLLAAVGIFVLCTLLIDNFLSPLNMRGLGLAISTTGIAACTMLYCLASGHFDLSVGSVIACAGVVAAVVMRDTDSVFLGVSAALAMGLIVGLINGIVIAKLRVNALITTLATMQIVRGLAYIFANGKAVGVSQESFFVFGNGQLFGVPVPILITIVCFLFFGWLLNYTTYGRNTMAIGGNQEAALLAGVNVDRTKIIIFAVHGLIGALAGVILASRMTSGQPMIGQGFELTVISACVLGGVSLSGGIGMIRHVIAGVLILAIIENAMNLKNIDTFYQYVIRGSILLLAVVIDRLKQR; the protein is encoded by the coding sequence ATGACAACCCAAAACGAAACCCTGCCGAGTGCACGCAAACCCCTGGACCTGCGGCGCTTTCTCGACGACTGGGTGATGCTGCTGGCGGCCGTCGGTATCTTCGTGCTGTGCACCTTGCTGATCGACAACTTCCTCTCGCCGTTGAATATGCGCGGCCTGGGCCTGGCGATTTCCACCACCGGGATCGCCGCGTGCACCATGTTGTACTGCCTGGCGTCCGGGCATTTCGACTTGTCGGTGGGGTCGGTGATCGCCTGCGCCGGGGTGGTTGCCGCCGTGGTGATGCGCGACACCGACAGCGTCTTCCTTGGTGTCAGCGCGGCGCTGGCGATGGGGCTGATCGTCGGGTTGATCAACGGTATCGTGATTGCCAAGCTACGGGTCAATGCGCTGATCACCACGCTGGCGACCATGCAGATCGTGCGCGGCCTGGCCTACATCTTCGCCAACGGCAAGGCGGTGGGGGTGTCCCAGGAGTCGTTCTTCGTGTTCGGTAACGGCCAGTTATTCGGCGTGCCGGTGCCGATCCTGATTACCATTGTCTGCTTCCTGTTCTTCGGCTGGCTGCTCAACTACACCACCTACGGGCGCAACACCATGGCCATCGGTGGCAACCAGGAAGCGGCACTGCTGGCGGGGGTCAACGTTGACCGCACCAAGATCATCATCTTCGCCGTGCACGGCCTGATCGGCGCGCTGGCCGGGGTGATCCTGGCATCGCGCATGACCTCGGGCCAGCCGATGATCGGCCAGGGTTTCGAGCTGACGGTGATCTCGGCCTGCGTGCTCGGCGGCGTGTCGCTCAGTGGCGGGATCGGCATGATCCGGCATGTGATTGCCGGGGTGTTGATCCTGGCGATCATCGAGAACGCGATGAACCTGAAGAACATCGATACGTTCTACCAGTATGTGATTCGGGGTTCGATCCTGTTGCTGGCGGTCGTCATCGACCGCCTCAAACAACGCTGA
- a CDS encoding purine-cytosine permease family protein has translation MSSSNAGQSAGQLETRGIEPVPEAECNGHPLQLFWVWFAANISILGLPLGATLVAFRGLAIWQAVIVAILGAAGSFAVVGIISIAGRRGRAPSLTLSRAIFGVRGNIGPTLVSLMSRLGWETVNTTTAAFVLLSLCSILFGSPVEAKSAPLLTLVFIAIFVLLTLSVSGLGHATLLVIQKWATYVFGALNILVGGFLCATIDWSAVFNATPAPMSAMIIGIGTMAAGTGIGWANAGADMSRYQHRSVKAVRLVASAAFGAGIPLVLLITLGGLLSVGNNDLAQATDPIIAIRDMLPTWMAVPYLITAFGGLLLSNNLSVYSAGLTTLTLGLKVKRVYAVVVDIVAIFAGSIYFMLIADSFYGPFITFISLLAVPITAWVGIFVVDLMHRHYYSPKDLLDVSPTSAYWYRGGVEWRAFGAWAVAIVLGFSFTTIGTTAENVWFKGFLSDSWLGHNGLGWIVTFVVAGGIYLLLGGAKDRRAALIENAHA, from the coding sequence ATGAGTTCATCGAACGCCGGGCAGAGCGCCGGGCAACTGGAAACCCGCGGCATCGAGCCGGTGCCGGAGGCCGAGTGCAACGGGCATCCGCTGCAGCTGTTCTGGGTCTGGTTCGCCGCCAACATTTCCATCCTCGGCCTGCCGCTGGGCGCGACCCTCGTGGCGTTTCGCGGGTTGGCGATCTGGCAGGCGGTCATCGTCGCGATCCTCGGTGCCGCCGGTTCCTTCGCGGTGGTCGGGATCATTTCCATCGCCGGTCGTCGCGGCCGCGCGCCGAGCCTGACCCTGTCCCGCGCCATCTTCGGCGTGCGTGGCAATATCGGCCCGACCCTGGTGTCGCTGATGTCGCGCCTGGGCTGGGAAACCGTGAACACCACCACCGCGGCGTTCGTGTTGCTGTCACTGTGCTCGATCCTGTTCGGTTCGCCGGTGGAAGCCAAAAGCGCGCCGTTGCTGACCCTGGTGTTCATCGCGATTTTCGTGCTGCTGACCTTGTCGGTGTCCGGCCTCGGTCACGCCACGTTGCTGGTGATCCAGAAGTGGGCGACCTACGTGTTCGGCGCACTGAACATTCTGGTTGGCGGCTTCCTCTGCGCCACCATCGACTGGAGTGCGGTGTTCAACGCTACACCGGCGCCAATGAGTGCGATGATCATCGGCATCGGCACCATGGCGGCCGGCACCGGGATCGGTTGGGCCAACGCCGGCGCGGACATGTCGCGCTATCAACACCGCAGCGTCAAGGCCGTGCGCCTGGTGGCATCGGCGGCGTTCGGTGCGGGCATTCCACTGGTGCTGTTGATCACCCTCGGCGGTTTGCTGTCGGTGGGCAACAACGACCTGGCCCAGGCCACCGATCCGATCATCGCCATCCGCGACATGCTGCCGACCTGGATGGCCGTGCCGTACCTGATCACCGCCTTCGGTGGCCTGCTGCTGTCGAACAACCTGTCGGTGTACTCCGCCGGCCTGACCACGCTGACCCTAGGCCTGAAGGTCAAGCGCGTCTACGCCGTGGTGGTGGACATCGTGGCGATCTTCGCCGGTTCGATTTACTTCATGCTGATCGCCGACAGTTTCTACGGTCCGTTCATCACCTTTATTTCCCTGTTGGCGGTGCCGATCACCGCGTGGGTCGGGATCTTCGTGGTCGATCTGATGCATCGTCACTACTACAGCCCCAAGGATTTGCTGGATGTGAGCCCAACCAGCGCCTATTGGTATCGCGGCGGCGTCGAGTGGCGCGCGTTCGGTGCCTGGGCGGTGGCGATCGTGCTCGGTTTCAGCTTTACCACCATCGGCACCACGGCAGAAAACGTCTGGTTCAAGGGTTTCCTGTCCGACTCGTGGCTGGGGCATAACGGCCTCGGCTGGATCGTGACCTTTGTGGTCGCCGGTGGCATTTACCTGCTACTCGGCGGGGCGAAGGATCGTCGTGCTGCGCTGATCGAGAACGCTCATGCCTAA
- a CDS encoding FadR/GntR family transcriptional regulator: MSSSFHASTVDWLGCWIAAGHVKPGEALKVEADLGEQLGVSRTVIREAIKTLVAKGMLEVGPKVGTRVLPVRRWNLFDPQVVGWLSRSGLPENFVDDLLDLRRTIEPMAVRWACERATAQQLDAISLAYNALARAVDSGVDYNRADQLFHECILAASHNQFIEQMVPALGALLAVCFEVSAADPDELRRTLPIHKDMADAIAARDTARGVWACMNLIDNADLAIKRYYPQVMADKKAS; encoded by the coding sequence ATGTCCAGCAGTTTTCACGCGTCGACGGTCGACTGGCTGGGCTGCTGGATCGCTGCCGGGCACGTCAAGCCGGGTGAGGCGCTCAAGGTCGAGGCCGACCTCGGCGAACAACTGGGTGTCAGCCGCACTGTCATTCGCGAAGCCATCAAGACCCTGGTCGCCAAGGGCATGCTCGAAGTCGGGCCGAAAGTCGGTACACGGGTATTGCCGGTGCGGCGCTGGAACCTCTTCGATCCGCAAGTCGTAGGCTGGCTGTCGCGCAGCGGCTTGCCGGAAAACTTCGTCGATGACTTGCTCGACTTGCGCCGCACCATCGAACCGATGGCCGTGCGCTGGGCCTGCGAACGGGCAACCGCCCAACAGCTCGATGCCATTTCATTGGCCTACAACGCGTTGGCGCGGGCGGTGGACAGCGGTGTCGATTACAACCGCGCCGACCAGCTCTTCCACGAGTGCATCCTCGCTGCCAGCCATAACCAATTCATCGAGCAAATGGTTCCGGCCCTGGGCGCACTGTTGGCCGTGTGTTTCGAGGTATCCGCCGCCGACCCCGACGAACTGCGCCGCACCTTGCCCATTCACAAAGACATGGCCGACGCCATCGCCGCCCGGGATACCGCGCGGGGCGTGTGGGCCTGCATGAACCTGATCGATAACGCCGACCTGGCGATCAAGCGTTACTACCCGCAGGTCATGGCCGACAAAAAAGCCAGCTGA
- a CDS encoding PfkB family carbohydrate kinase has product MPKMLHTGQVIIDLVMAVDKLPQAGGDVLAQSASFEAGGGFNVMAAAQRNGLPVVYLGRHGTGRFGDLARAAMLAEGIHIGIIHPAERDTGICVAITDASAERSFVSYIGAEGELTAQDLASVPVEAGDYVYVSGYSLLQAGKARALVDWVLALPGGINVVFDPGPLVDSPDAPLMRVLLARIDVWTSNAVEALKFTGATDIDQALDRLVEHLPRDVLMVVRDGPQGCWIDQQGERRHVPGFKVQAVDSNGAGDAHAGVFVAGLAQGLSALDAAQRANAAAALAVTRWGPATSPGTAEVDELIRKT; this is encoded by the coding sequence ATGCCTAAGATGCTGCACACCGGCCAGGTCATCATCGACCTGGTCATGGCCGTGGATAAATTGCCGCAAGCGGGGGGCGACGTGTTGGCGCAGTCCGCCAGCTTCGAAGCCGGGGGCGGTTTCAATGTGATGGCCGCCGCGCAACGTAACGGTCTGCCGGTGGTTTATCTCGGTCGGCATGGTACCGGGCGTTTCGGCGATCTGGCCCGCGCAGCGATGCTGGCCGAAGGTATCCACATCGGTATCATTCATCCCGCCGAGCGCGATACCGGGATCTGCGTGGCGATCACCGACGCCTCGGCCGAACGCAGCTTCGTGTCCTACATCGGCGCCGAAGGCGAATTGACGGCGCAAGACCTGGCCAGCGTGCCGGTCGAGGCGGGCGATTATGTCTACGTCAGCGGCTACAGCCTCCTGCAGGCGGGGAAGGCGCGGGCGCTGGTGGATTGGGTGCTGGCATTACCGGGCGGGATCAACGTGGTGTTCGATCCGGGGCCGCTGGTGGATTCGCCGGATGCGCCGCTGATGCGGGTGTTGCTGGCGCGCATTGACGTGTGGACCAGCAATGCGGTCGAGGCGCTGAAGTTCACCGGCGCAACGGACATCGACCAGGCGCTGGATCGGCTGGTCGAGCATTTACCGCGCGATGTGCTCATGGTCGTGCGCGACGGGCCCCAAGGATGCTGGATTGATCAGCAGGGCGAGCGGCGACATGTACCAGGTTTCAAGGTGCAGGCGGTGGACAGCAATGGCGCCGGTGATGCCCACGCCGGGGTGTTCGTGGCGGGGCTGGCGCAGGGGTTGTCTGCGCTTGATGCCGCGCAAAGGGCCAATGCGGCAGCGGCTTTGGCGGTGACTCGCTGGGGGCCGGCGACTTCTCCGGGAACTGCTGAGGTGGATGAGTTGATCAGGAAGACCTGA